In Anguilla rostrata isolate EN2019 chromosome 1, ASM1855537v3, whole genome shotgun sequence, a genomic segment contains:
- the LOC135247802 gene encoding free fatty acid receptor 3-like, which produces MQVMIPSQVLILSVYILTFLIGLPANVLSLCAFSVKVQSKATPTDVLLLNLTVSDLLFLLILPLKMHEAASGMRWDLPYFLCSVTSLVFYSTIYTSSLLLMAVSVDRFLGVAFPIHYKLLRKPVYGVVGAAIAFVFGSAGCSIVFIVQYLQQSNSSVDTSVCYENFTPRQLAVLLPARLYVASVLFLVPLLVCAFCYLSCIRLLYARPRICSRKRQKAVGMALGTLLVFVVCFLPYNLSHLLGYLHGQSPSWRYYTVLLSTANTCLDPIIFYFSSSTFQATVKHSLYRLLRCRRQTDLSANDPVRAEMSVLHPTSDAIFMNDKPDGHLGIHMQIERKV; this is translated from the exons atGCAAGT GATGATACCGAGCCAGGTGCTGATACTGTCCGTCTACATCCTGACCTTCCTGATTGGCCTTCCTGCGAACGTCCTCTCACTCTGTGCCTTCAGCGTCAAGGTCCAGAgcaaggccacgcccaccgaCGTCCTGCTGCTCAACCTGACGGTGTCGgacctcctcttcctgctcatCCTGCCGCTGAAGATGCACGAGGCTGCGTCCGGCATGCGCTGGGACCTGCCCTACTTCCTGTGCAGCGTCACCTCCCTTGTCTTCTACTCCACCATCTACACCAGCTCCCTCCTGCTGATGGCCGTCAGCGTGGACCGCTTCCTGGGCGTGGCCTTCCCTATTCACTACAAGCTGCTGCGAAAGCCCGTCTACGGCGTGGTGGGCGCCGCCATCGCCTTTGTGTTCGGCTCTGCCGGTTGCAGCATCGTCTTCATCGTCCAGTACCTGCAGCAGAGCAACTCCTCGGTCGACACCTCCGTCTGCTATGAGAACTTCACGCCGAGGCAGCTGGCGGTCCTCCTCCCCGCGCGGCTTTATGTGGCCtccgtcctcttcctcgtcccGCTCCTGGTCTGCGCCTTCTGCTACCTGAGCTGCATCCGTCTCCTGTACGCCCGCCCACGGATCTGCAGCAGGAAGCGGCAGAAGGCCGTGGGCATGGCACTGGGCACGCTGCTGGTGTTCGTGGTCTGTTTCCTGCCCTACAACCTCTCCCACCTGCTGGGCTACCTGCACGGGCAGAGCCCCTCCTGGAGGTACTACACCGTTCTCCTCAGCACTGCAAACACCTGCCTGGACCCCATCATCTTCtacttctcctcctccaccttccaGGCCACGGTTAAGCACTCCCTCTACAGGCTGCTGCGGTGCCGGCGCCAGACCGATTTATCGGCAAATGATCCAGTCAGAGCAGAGATGTCTGTGCTGCATCCCACCTCAGATGCCATTTTTATGAATGACAAACCAGATGGTCATCTAGGTATTCATATGCAAATAGAGAGAAAGGTGTGA
- the LOC135242061 gene encoding free fatty acid receptor 3-like produces MSQMMVNHMVILSVYILTFLIGLPANVLSLCAFIVKVQSNATPTDVLLLNLTVSDLLFLLILPLKMHEAASGMRWDLPYFLCSVTSFVFFSTIYTSSLLLMAVSVDRFLSVAFPVRYKLLRKPVYAMVGAVIAFVFGSASCSIVFLTQHLLPGNGTVNASVCYENFTPRQLAVLLPVRLYLFSVLFLVPLLVCAFCYLSCIRLLYARPRICSRKRQKAVGMALGTLLVFVVCFLPYNLSHLLGYLHGQSPPWRYYTLLLSTANTCLDPIIFYFSSSTFQATIKHSLYRLLGCRRQIDFVNEGSNQSRDGCAANHLRDG; encoded by the coding sequence ATGTCGCAGATGATGGTGAACCATATGGTGATACTGTCCGTCTACATCCTGACCTTCCTGATTGGCCTTCCCGCCAACGTCCTCTCACTCTGTGCCTTCATTGTCAAGGTCCAGAGCAATGCCACGCCCACCGACGTCCTGCTGCTCAACCTGACGGTGTCGgacctcctcttcctgctcatCCTGCCGCTGAAGATGCACGAGGCTGCGTCCGGCATGCGCTGGGACCTGCCCTACTTCCTGTGCAGCGTCACCTCCTTCGTCTTCTTCTCCACCATCTACACCAGCTCCCTCCTGCTGATGGCCGTCAGCGTGGACCGCTTTTTGAGCGTGGCCTTCCCCGTCCGCTACAAGCTGCTGCGCAAGCCCGTCTACGCCATGGTGGGCGCCGTCATCGCCTTTGTGTTCGGCTCCGCCAGTTGCAGCATCGTCTTCTTGACGCAGCACCTGCTGCCGGGAAATGGCACCGTCAACGCCTCCGTCTGCTATGAGAACTTCACGCCGAGGCAGCTGGCGGTCCTCCTCCCCGTGCGGCTTTATTTGTTCtccgtcctcttcctcgtcccGCTCCTGGTCTGCGCCTTCTGCTACCTGAGTTGCATCCGTCTCCTGTACGCCCGCCCACGGATCTGCAGCAGGAAGCGGCAGAAGGCCGTGGGCATGGCACTGGGCACGCTGCTGGTGTTCGTCGTCTGTTTCCTCCCCTACAACCTCTCCCACCTGCTGGGCTACCTGCACGGGCAGAGCCCCCCCTGGAGGTACTACACCCTTCTCCTCAGCACCGCAAACACCTGCCTGGACCCCATCATCTTCtacttctcctcctccaccttccaGGCCACCATAAAGCACTCCCTCTACAGGCTGCTGGGGTGCCGACGCCAAATTGACTTTGTCAACGAAGGATCCAATCAGAGCAGAGATGGCTGTGCTGCAAACCACCTTAGAGATGGCTGA
- the LOC135236944 gene encoding free fatty acid receptor 3-like, with product MSQMMVNHMVILSVYILTFLIGLPANVLSLCAFSVKVQSNATPTDVLLLNLTVSDLLFLLILPLKMHEAASGMRWDLPYFLCSVTSFVFFSTIYTSSLLLMAVSVDRFLSVAFPVRYKLLRKPVYAMVGAVIAFVFGSASCSIVFLTQHLLPGNGTVNASVCYENFTPRQLAVLLPVRLYLFSVLFLVPLLVCAFCYLSCIRLLYARPRICSRKRQKAVGMALGTLLVFVVCFLPYNLSHLLGYLHGQSPPWRYYTLLLSTANTCLDPIIFYFSSSTFQATVKHSLYRLLGCRRQIDFVNEGSSQSRDGCAANHLRDG from the coding sequence ATGTCGCAGATGATGGTGAACCATATGGTGATACTGTCCGTCTACATCCTGACCTTCCTGATTGGCCTTCCCGCGAACGTCCTCTCACTCTGTGCCTTCAGCGTCAAGGTCCAGAGCAATGCCACGCCCACCGACGTCCTGCTGCTCAACCTGACGGTGTCTgacctcctcttcctgctcatCCTGCCGCTGAAGATGCACGAGGCTGCGTCCGGCATGCGCTGGGACCTGCCCTACTTCCTGTGCAGCGTCACCTCCTTCGTCTTCTTCTCCACCATCTACACCAGCTCCCTCCTGCTGATGGCCGTCAGCGTGGACCGCTTTTTGAGCGTGGCCTTCCCCGTCCGCTACAAGCTGCTGCGCAAGCCCGTCTACGCCATGGTGGGCGCCGTCATCGCCTTTGTGTTCGGCTCCGCCAGTTGCAGCATCGTCTTCTTGACGCAGCACCTGCTGCCGGGAAATGGCACCGTCAACGCCTCCGTCTGCTATGAGAACTTCACGCCGAGGCAGCTGGCGGTCCTCCTCCCCGTGCGGCTTTATTTGTTCtccgtcctcttcctcgtcccGCTCCTGGTCTGCGCCTTCTGCTACCTGAGCTGCATCCGTCTCCTGTACGCCCGCCCACGGATCTGCAGCAGGAAGCGGCAGAAGGCCGTGGGCATGGCACTGGGCACGCTGCTGGTGTTCGTCGTCTGTTTCCTGCCCTACAACCTCTCCCACCTGCTGGGCTACCTGCACGGGCAGAGCCCCCCCTGGAGGTACTACACCCTTCTCCTCAGCACCGCAAACACCTGCCTGGACCCCATCATCTTCtacttctcctcctccaccttccaGGCCACGGTTAAGCACTCCCTCTACAGGCTGCTGGGGTGCCGACGCCAAATTGACTTTGTCAACGAAGGATCCAGTCAGAGCAGAGATGGCTGTGCTGCAAACCACCTTAGAGATGGCTGA